DNA from Gemmatimonadetes bacterium SCN 70-22:
TCGCGATCACGTTGCGCGAGTCGATGGTGCGCAGCGAGTTGCGGAGCGAGACGCTGGCACTCACACCTAACGGGACCGGGGCGAAGTCGCGGGTGGCGGCCCGCGCCTTGAGCGAGTCGAAATCCTGCCCCGCCATGGCGAACAGCGCCTTGGCCTGCGGGAGCGCGATCCACCCTTCCACATCGCTGCGCGACATGTTCTTGTCGGGCGTGACGAGGTCGAACCGCTCGGCGGCATTCCCCTGCACCACGGTGAACGGATACCCGGCCGCTTCGGTCTCGTGCACGAGGAGGACCCCCGCAGCCTTGTGCCGCATGCCCTGCTCGAACTTGTAGGTCCAGCGGCCGTAGTAGGTCATGCGGGGGCCGCCGAACTGGGACGTGTCGGGGAGCGGCGGATCGTTCACCAGCATGACGAGGGTCTTGCCGGCCACGTCCATCCCCTTGTAGTCGTCCCAGTTGAACTCCGGCGCCTCGGTACCGTAGCCGACGAAGACGAGCTCCGAGTTGCGCAGGGCGGCGGTTTCGGCGACGTGCTTGGTCCAGGCGACGTAGTCGTCGCGCCACTTCAGCGTGGTGCGCGACGTCCCCTTCGAGAAGGTGAGGGTGGGAGTCCCTTGCACCGTGATCCCGACGAGGGGGACCTTCTGGATGTACGTGCCATCCGGGTTGCCCGGTGCGAGACCGATCGCCCTGAACTGCGACTCGAGGTACGCGACGGTCTTGTCCTCGCCGGCGGAGCCGGGGAGGCGCCCGAGGAGCGAGTCATCGGCCAGGACGCGGATGTGCTGCATGAGCGTCGCGGTGTCGATGGCGGCGAGTGCCTCGGGTGGAACGGGCAAGGCGGCGGTGCGTTCACCGCCCGACCTGCCGCAGGTGATGGCGACCAGGGCGAGCGACGCGGAGGCGAACGCGGCAAGGAACCGCGACCGGAGAGGGCGATGGGACATGGAGTCTCTCGTCGGGTGAAGGGGCGCGGGAAGGGCCGCGACTGTGCGGGCGTCGGCCGAGTGACGGCGATGGTGCCCGACGGCGGCGCCGCTGCACGGGCGGCCGGTCGCGGCTGCGGCGGAAACGGCGAAGCGGATCGGCAATCTACAGGTGGTATCGGTCCGCGGTCACCCGGTCGACGTCGGGATCGGCGTGCCCTGTCGATCGCCGGGTACGGTGCGCATGTTGGGGCGGTCAGTCGTCGTGTCCGCCCTCCTCCCCGTGCGTTTCACATGAGCAGCCGTCGCAGCTTCCTCAAGACATCAGCCGCGGCTGGCAGCGCGCTGGCCCTGCGTCCCCTTGGCACGCCGCTGCATGCGGCCGACGAGCCCAGTGTGCCGCTGCCACGCGATGCGGGGCGTGCGCCAGAGTCGCTCAGCATCCTCATCCTCGGGGGGACGGGGTTCACCGGTCCGGAGCAGGTCGAGTACGCGATTGCCCGTGGGCATCGGGTGACGTTGTTCAATCGCAACAAGACGCGTCCGGGGATGTTCAAGGGGCGCGTGGCCGAAGAACTGATCGGTGACCTGAACGGCGACACCAGCGCGCTGGCCGGCAAGTCGTTCGACGTCGTGATCGACAATCCGACGACTCTTCCGGCGTGGGTGCGCAACGTGGCGAGGCACCTCGAGGGGAAGACGAAGCAGTACATCTTCATCTCGACCACCTCGGTGTACCGCGACCAGAGCCAGATCGGGATCGACGAGAGCTCGCCGACGACGCCGATGCCGGCGGAAGTGGATCCGTACACGCTCGAAGCGGCGCATGCGTCGCGGTACTACGGGGCGCTCAAGACCCGCGCCGAGGAGGAAGTGGAGCGGCACTATCCCGGGATGAGCACGATCATCCGTCCGTGCCTGATCGTCGGGCCACTGGATCGCACGGACCGCTTCACCTACTGGCCGGCGCGCATCGACCAGGGGGGTGACGTGCTGGCTCCCGACACGCCGGACGATCCGTGCCAGTTCATCGATTCGCGTGACCTGGCCGAGTGGACGATCCGGATGGCGGAGCTGCGGGCCTTCGGCGTCTACAACGCCGTCGGTCCGGAGAAGCCGTTGACCATCGCCGAGATGCTGTACGGGGTGAAGGCGGTGACCACGGCCGGGGCGCAGTTCACGTGGGTGCCGTGGGAGTTCCTGGAGGAGCAGGGGGTGCGGCCGTGGCGGCACATGACGGTATGGCAACCGCCGTACGGTCGCACGGCGGGCTACCAGCGCCGCAAGGCGGAGAAGGCGATCGCCAAGGGGCTGACGTTCCGTCCGTTGGCGGTGACGGCCAGGGATACGCTGGACTGGCACAAGACGCGTCCGCCCGAGCAGCAGGCCGCCACCCTGCGCGGGGAGATCAACGGCCTGTCGATGGCGCGCGAGGCCGAGGTTCTGGCGGCCTGGCGGGCGCGTGGTCGTTAGGCTCCTCCTTCCCCTTCCCCATTCGCTCCGATGACCGCTGAAGTCGCGACCCGCCGCGAGTTCCTGGCCACGGTCGGTGCGCTGACCGCCACTTCGATCGCCGCGCCGCGCCTCGTGCACGGCACCGATGTGTCCGAACCCGGGCTGGCGCGGGAGACGACCACACGGGGCCTCGCTCCGTCACCCGACGATTTTCTCCTGGCGCCGGGGCTGACGTACCTGCAGACGGGTTCACTTGGCCCCACGCCTCGCCCGGTGATGGAGGCGTCGATCGCTGCGTGGCGCTTGCTCGAGTCGGACCCGGCGGGGCAAGGGTACGGACCGATGGAGCGCGCCATGGAGGAGGTGCGGTCGAAGGCGGCGGCATTCATCGGCTGCAAGACCGAGGAGCTCGTCCTGACCAACTGCACGACCGAGGGGATGAACTGGGTGGCGCAGGGGCTGGGACTGGTTGCCGGCGATCGCATCCTGACGACCGACCAGGAGCATCCGGGGGGGCGAGTGTGCTGGGACTACGCGGTCCGTCGATTCGGCGCGGGTCTCGACGTGGTGGAGATCCCGCCGGGGGAGGGTGACGCGCAGGCGATCATCGATCGGTTCGCACGGGCCATCACGCCGAAGACGAGGGTCCTGTCGTTCTCGCACGTGCTGAGCTCGACGGGGCTGCGGATGCCGGTCGCGGCGCTCTCGGCGCTGGCGCGCTCCCGCGGCTGCCTCTCCGTGGTCGACGGTGCACAGGCGGCCGGAGGGATCGCAGTGGACGTGAAGGGGTTGGGGTGTGACGCGTACGCGACGTCGGGGCACAAGTGGATGCTGGCGCCCAAGGGGACGGGATTGCTGTACCTGAGCGAGGCGATGGGGACGGCGATCGACCCGATCGCGCTGCAGAGCGGGCGGGCGGCGTACTCGGCGTCGTCGGGGGTGAGCAGCCTGCCGAGCGTGCTGGGGCTTGGCGCGGCGATCGACTACCTCTCGACGATCGGTATCGATCGGATCGAGGCGCATAACCTCGGACTGCGCCAGCAGCTGTTGGAGGGACTGGCCGCCATCCCGAAGCTGCGCGTGGTGAGCGCTGGCGCCGGGGCCCTGGCCTCGCCACTGCTGAGCTACGCGCTTCCGCCCGGTTTAACTAGCGCGGCCTTGCGCCAGCGACTGCGGGAGCGGCACGCCATGGAGGTGAAGGTCGTCCCCGGAAACTGGTTCAACGGGCACCGCATTTCGACGCATTTGTTCAATACGCGCGAGGAGGTCGAGGCGTTGATCGGGGCGTTGCGCGCCGAGCTGGTATGACGGGTCGGGGGTCTCGCGCACACGCGCGCTCCGATCCGCGGCTTGCCATT
Protein-coding regions in this window:
- a CDS encoding peptidase M28, whose translation is MTCGRSGGERTAALPVPPEALAAIDTATLMQHIRVLADDSLLGRLPGSAGEDKTVAYLESQFRAIGLAPGNPDGTYIQKVPLVGITVQGTPTLTFSKGTSRTTLKWRDDYVAWTKHVAETAALRNSELVFVGYGTEAPEFNWDDYKGMDVAGKTLVMLVNDPPLPDTSQFGGPRMTYYGRWTYKFEQGMRHKAAGVLLVHETEAAGYPFTVVQGNAAERFDLVTPDKNMSRSDVEGWIALPQAKALFAMAGQDFDSLKARAATRDFAPVPLGVSASVSLRNSLRTIDSRNVIAKLEGSDPALKDEYIVYTAHWDHFGIGDTVDGDSIYNGALDNATGTAGLLAMAKAFKAMPAPPKRSILFLAVTAEEQGLLGAQYYSVAPLYPLAKTLANINMDGLNTWGRTRDLVVIGLGASELDDYAAAAAAGQQRVLKPDAEPEKGFYYRSDHFNFAKQGVPAFYAEAGTDYLGQPADFGKRKRDEYTNHDYHAPQDEIKAGWDMSGGVEDLQLLLTVGYRVAQADHYPQWRAGNEFKATRDRMLARP